Proteins encoded together in one Psilocybe cubensis strain MGC-MH-2018 chromosome 8, whole genome shotgun sequence window:
- a CDS encoding Ubiquitin-conjugating enzyme E2 2 — protein sequence MSTNCKKRLIRDFKRLSSDPPGGISGSPLPDNIMLWNAVIFGPGDTPFEDGTFKLLLTFDESYPNKPPTVKFLSRMFHPNVYANSELCLDILQNRWSPTYDVAAILTSIQSLLHDPNPNSPANAEAAQLYRENMKEYVRRVKVTVEESWLDPEEGGLGENEGEQAGEGGEPMEGQHAGGAASQRV from the exons ATGTCGACGAACTGCAAGAAACGGCTCATCCGGGACTTCAAGCGCCTCTCGTCCGACCCGCCAGGCGGGATCTCGGGCAGTCCGCTCCCCGACAATATTATGCTCTGGAACGCTGTCATCTTCGGGCCAG GCGACACCCCCTTCGAAGACGGCACATTCAAGCTCCTCCTCACATTCGACGAGTCCTACCCCAACAAACCGCCCACCGTCAAATTCCTCTCGCGGATGTTCCACCCCAACGTCTACGCGAACAGCGAGCTCTGCCTCGACATCCTGCAAAACCGGTGGTCGCCCACATACGACGTCGCGGCGATATTGACGAGTATACAGAGCTTGCTGCATGATCCGAACCCGAATAGCCCGGCGAATGCGGAGGCGGCGCAGTTGTATAGGGAAAATATGAAGGAGTATGTGAGGAGGGTCAAGGTGACGGTTGAGGAGAGTTGGTTGGAtccggaggagggggggttgggggagaatgagggagagcaggcgggggagggaggggagccgATGGAGGGACAGCACGCGGGCGGAGCTGCGTCTCAGCGTGTTTGA